CAACAACCTTTATCTCTCGGTGATCAGCAGCGGCACGCCGCAGCTTTACGCAACCCTCCCGGGCCGCGCCTTCTGGCTGCGCTGGTCACCCAACGGAAAGCTGCTGCGCTTTACCATCCTCGACCCACTCACACACACCACATCGCTGTGGCAGTTGTCTGCCTCTGACCGCAAGCCGCATCAGCTGCTTCCCAACTTCAGTCAGCCCGCATCCGAATGTTGCGGCGTCTGGACCGCCGACGGCCGCTCCTTCATCTTCCAGTCCAGCCGCGGTGGCAACTCCGACCTCTGGCGACTCTCGGGCGACTCAACCTCGGACCCGGTCCGTCTCACCAATGGTCCCCTGCAGTTCCGTTCGCCTGTAGCCGCCCGTTCCGGCAATCGCATCTTCTTCCTCGGCGTCGACGCCCGCTCCGATCTCCAGCGCCTCGATGCCTCCGGCAATCTCGTCCCCGAAAAAGGCTTCCTCAGCTCCGCCGTGCGCGTCGATTACAGCCGCGATGGCCAGTGGGTCGCCTGGACGGACCCGACCGGTCTGCTGTGGCGAGCCCGCTCGAACGGGGACGAAAAGCTTCAGCTCACCCCCGATAGCCTCGATGTCTTCCTCTCTCGCTGGGCGCCGGACGGCAAACACCTCGCCCTGATGGCTCGCGAGCCCGGCAAAGCATGGCAGATTTATCTCGTTGGCTCCGAGGGCGATAATCTTCAGCCACTGCTTCGAGAGTCCCGCAACGCCGCCGACCCATCATGGGCGCCGGACGGCAAGTCCCTCGTATTCGGCCGCGTCAACGACTACATGGGCAAGGAGAACGCCGCGCGCACGCTCCACATTCTCCACCTCAATAACAATCAGATCGAAGAGGTTCCCGGCTCGAACAACCTCTTCAGCCCACGCTGGTCGCCCGACGGCCGCTGGATCGCCGCCCTTACCCTCGACCAGCGCCAGGTCCGTCTCTTTGATGTCGCCAGCCACACCTGGACCACCCTCCCTGTACCCTCCGGCGCCGACCCCGTCTGGTCCTCCGACAGCCGCTTCCTCTATCTACACGCCTCGCTCGACCCCGCCCAGCCTATTGACCGCGTCAGCATCCCCGACGGCAAGGTCACCGAACTCGTCCGCCTCGCCGACTCCCGCGAGAACGACGCTGTCGACTTTGTCTTCGGCGGCCTCACCCAGCACAACGAGCCGCTTATCCGTGCGCGCGTCTTCACCGGCAACTTCTTCTCCATGGATCTCCACTAGGATTAGCCAGCCGATATATCTGCCCAACCACGGTGTCCTGCAAAACCAATTACTCTTACTTTGGCATGCGCCGACATCCCGCAGCGGCGGACCGCATTCAAACCTGTTTGTAAGGAGCCACCTTGGCCGTCCCTCTCAAAAACGTCAGCGCGCCGGGTTACGGCGAAGACACCTACCTCAAGACCGACACGCGCGCGATGAGCGTCGCCACCGCCCTCTTCTTCATGGTCGGTTTCCTCACCTGCCTTAACGACGTCATCAGCCCGCACCTGAAATCGATCTTCGCGCTCGACTACTCCCAGCTGCAGAACGTTCCCTTCTACTTCTTCAGCTCCTACTTCGTCTTCAGCTATCCCGGCGGCAAGCTCGTCGAGATTTACGGCTACAAGAAGACGATGGTCGTCGGTCTGCTCATCATGGCGCTCGGCGCTGTCGGATTCCTTCCCGCCGCGCACTACGCGAAGTTCTCCCTCTTCCTCACCGCGCTGGTGATCCTCGCCGCCGGAATGACCGTCGTGCAGGTGGCCATCAACCCTTATGTGACCGTCATCGGTCCCTCCCGCACCGCGGCCAGCCGCCTCAATCTCGCGCAGGCCTTCAACTCCGTTGGCACGTTCCTGGCGCCGTTCTTTGGCACCTACCTCATCCTTCGCCACGCCGCCGAGCCACTCTCCGCCGCGCAGCTCAAGGCCATGAGCGCTCTGCAACAGCTCCACTATCGTGCCGATCAGGCCTCCACCGTGCGCGTACCTTACATGCTCATCGCGCTCGCGCTTGCCCTCCTCGCACTCGCGCTCGCGCTCACCAAGCTCAAAACTCAGACCGGAATCTCGCAACACACGCAGGACTTCCGCCCCGGTGCCTTCGCCGAAGCCCTCACGCCGAAGCCCGACTCCATCTGGCGCCACCCCTGGCTGCTCTGCGGAGCCATCGGCATCTTCGTCTACGTCGGCGCAGAGGTCTCCATCGGCAACCTGCTGGTCAGCTACATGGGCCTGCCCCAGATCGCCGCTCTCCCCGCCGCCACTGCCGGCTACTTCCTCATGGTCTATTGGGGAGGCGCCATGGTCGGCCGCTTCATCGGCTCCGCGATCCTGCAGAAGGTCCGCACCGGCTGGCTGCTGGGCCTGGGCGCCATCATCGCCTTCTGCCTGGTCATTACCACGCTCCTGACCACCGGCCACGTCGCCATGGGAGCCGTGCTCGCCGTCGGCTTCTGCAACTCCATCATGTTCCCGTCGATCTTCACCCTCGGCATTCAGGACCTGGGTCCGCTTACCAGCAAGGGTTCGAGCCTGCTCATTGCAGCAATCCTGGGCGGCGCCATCGTTCCGAAGATCCAGGGCACACTCGCCGACCACATTGGTCTGCAGCCAAGCTTCATCGTGCCGGCAATCTGCTACATCTACATCGCCGTCTTCGGATTCATGGCCATCCGCCGTCCCATCGCGCACGACATGCTCATCCCCGCCGAACCTGTCTAGCCGACAAGGCCGCCGCTACGGGCTCACCGGCAGAGACAGCGAGACAAACCCCTGCGTTCCAGTGACCGCCGCAATGTTCACCACTTGCGGCAGTCCCGGGAGCTCCATCGGCGTGATGCTCACATTGCCGTTGCTGTCCGAAACCGCAGAACTCCTCCCTGATGCAAGCACCGCGCTGGCCGCGCATCTTCCCTGCGCCGGGCACGCACCCTCCCAAGCGTCCACCGTCTGATAGACCGACACCGTCGCCCCTTGCAACGTGTGACCCACAGCGTCCGTCACTCCAAGACTCACCGGAGCGAGCGCCGTTCCCACACTCACGCTCTGCCCTGCTCCCGTGCCCACCGCGATCTTCCACTGCGACGGATCCACCGCATTCACCGTCCAGCTCGAGCACACCGTCCCCCACAAACATCCGGTGACGGTCGCGACCCCGGCAGGGATGCCAGTCGCGCTCACCGTCGGCGCAGCCGTTCCGCTGCCATCCGTTACCGCGCCTCCACTCACCGAAAGCCCCGAACTCGCCGTCCAGACCACAGGCACTCCCACGGCCGCTAATCCATCCTGCGTGGCTCCCAGTGAGATCGTCCACGACGCCGACGCTCCCGCCGCCACATAAATCGGTGCACTCGCAATCGAGACCACGCGCACCGGATCCATATCCATTACGGTCACCTGCACACCGGCGCTGCCATTTACGTCGGTCGCGTTCAACACCACCGGCCCCGCTCCGCCGCCCGTCACCGTTGTCTGGACCAGTCCCGTCGCATCCGTAGTCAGAGTGCACGTTGTTACATTCGTACATGCTCCCAGTGTGGCTAAGCCCGACACAACCGACACCTGCACCGGCTCACTGATGATCGGTGTCACTCCATCCGGCTCGAGCAATCGCACCGCAAATGCTTTCGCCGCTGTAACGCCTGTCTCCAGAGACGCCGGAGCCGAAACCAGCACAGCCATCCCAGGCTGCACATTCGAGTAGCTGAAACCGCTGCCGACGTCCGTCGTTCCTCCTGTCGCAACGTCCATCACCATCACATCCACCGGCGTTCCCATCGACGCACCCGCTGTCGCCATGCTCGGCACTCTCGCGATAATCTGGTTCGCGCTCGAGCTCAAAACAGTCGCCGGCACACCATTCACAACGACCTGGTTACCCTGCCGGAAGCCCTCACCCGTGATCACAATCTGTCCGCCCGCTGTGTTCACCTGTGCCGGGCTTACGCTCTGCGCATACAGCACCCGCGCCTTGTATGCGAAGTCCGGCCGTCCCGCTCCATACTGGTCGGCAACCACGAACGTATAGTTCTTCGCAGTCGTACCCGCCAGCATCTGCAACTGCGTCACGCCCGGCTGCAATGCGTTCATCGAAAATGGCTGGCTCGCCACAGTTGGCAAACCGCCGTCGCCCGTGTTCCACACTCCGAGCACCGGCTGTGCCTTGTTCATCGTCGGCGCTCCCGTCTCATCCAGCGCCGTCACCTCGATCGTCCACGTGCTCCCCGGATTAATTTTCACGCTCCACCAGGAACTGTGGCCTACCGGGCAAAGCTGCCCGCTCCACCATCCGCTCGCGTCCGACTGCGCCGGCGCGCTCTGCGTTCCATCGCCGTTCCCTGGGCACGTCGAAGCCGCATCCCAGGCCGTCGCTTGAAAGGAAGCTCCTGTCCCGGCAGGGGCAGACCACGCGATCATGATCTGCGGTGAGCCGGAGGGCGCTATCGGTGGACGTTCATACATTGCGATCGCATAGTCGCCTGTATATAGCGGGTCGATAGGCTCCGTCACCATAAACAGGTTCTCCACGTAGGCGTCCGGCGTTCGTGGAACCCAGGTCCGGCCTTCGTCAGGCGGCCACGTCGTTCCCAGATTCTCCGATGAGCTCTCCGGCCCCGTGACCGGATTGCCCGTATTCTGCGCGTACAACTGTCCTGTCACCCCCGAAGTAAGCTGCACGGCTCCGCTTCCCGGCGGCCCCATGGCCACAGTGGTATTCAGCAGCTCCATTCCCTGCCCGGTTGGAAATTGCGCCTGCCCCGTGAGGTTCACTGCGCTCACTGAGCTCAACTGCTTCACGTTGCCCAAATAATTCGCGCTGATATTCGAGTTCGTAATCGGATACAGAATCGCCAGTGAACTCAGGTCATCTGCACGAAGCTGAAACGGCTTCGTGATGCACTGGTAGCTGTACGTTCCACAGAGAACGTCGATCGGATGCATAATCGGCCAGTAGCTGATCTCACTAGCCGTCGGC
This genomic interval from Acidobacteriaceae bacterium contains the following:
- a CDS encoding IPT/TIG domain-containing protein, with product MRSKGWMSRALLFVGCVYGSLAAHAGGPRFVTGAGWQVQGGITIPFYTSSPAYYTDPGNLSATVSHAQADAMVAAAAATWNVPSSSLVLRQGGELAEHVSSANVYFNGSAMVFPSDVSSTNYENIPIAVIYDTDGSVIDTLLGEGASDPSGCRQTGVVDSVDSIGPEGTIHHAMLILNGRCVGSAPEQLLQMQYQLERSFGRILGLAWSQVNDNLFTGSTPPTASEISYWPIMHPIDVLCGTYSYQCITKPFQLRADDLSSLAILYPITNSNISANYLGNVKQLSSVSAVNLTGQAQFPTGQGMELLNTTVAMGPPGSGAVQLTSGVTGQLYAQNTGNPVTGPESSSENLGTTWPPDEGRTWVPRTPDAYVENLFMVTEPIDPLYTGDYAIAMYERPPIAPSGSPQIMIAWSAPAGTGASFQATAWDAASTCPGNGDGTQSAPAQSDASGWWSGQLCPVGHSSWWSVKINPGSTWTIEVTALDETGAPTMNKAQPVLGVWNTGDGGLPTVASQPFSMNALQPGVTQLQMLAGTTAKNYTFVVADQYGAGRPDFAYKARVLYAQSVSPAQVNTAGGQIVITGEGFRQGNQVVVNGVPATVLSSSANQIIARVPSMATAGASMGTPVDVMVMDVATGGTTDVGSGFSYSNVQPGMAVLVSAPASLETGVTAAKAFAVRLLEPDGVTPIISEPVQVSVVSGLATLGACTNVTTCTLTTDATGLVQTTVTGGGAGPVVLNATDVNGSAGVQVTVMDMDPVRVVSIASAPIYVAAGASASWTISLGATQDGLAAVGVPVVWTASSGLSVSGGAVTDGSGTAAPTVSATGIPAGVATVTGCLWGTVCSSWTVNAVDPSQWKIAVGTGAGQSVSVGTALAPVSLGVTDAVGHTLQGATVSVYQTVDAWEGACPAQGRCAASAVLASGRSSAVSDSNGNVSITPMELPGLPQVVNIAAVTGTQGFVSLSLPVSP
- a CDS encoding winged helix-turn-helix domain-containing protein; protein product: MPAPVSNSKLTFGLFEVDLESGELWKAGFRIKLQSQPFKVLTALLERPGQIVTREDLQLRLWGRDTVVDFDHSLGTAINKIREALGDSADSPRYIETLAKRGYRFIAPVTFSEPPSRPPTRDNPSAATISEVAPAEIVASPKYIAPESTTAAPESVLPHRTSSPSAGVIVLLALFFIAALLASYLIGYDRASTPPPHIVQLTHSGHLAPGVDSMESLAAAVTDGVHLFAGTIDNGRDGIAAVALADGSVTPLGVPDEVAGPALGDISPDGARLLLRDHLSPESEQPLWAVPTIGGSALRIGNVLAHDATWMPNNGGILYANGNNLYLSVISSGTPQLYATLPGRAFWLRWSPNGKLLRFTILDPLTHTTSLWQLSASDRKPHQLLPNFSQPASECCGVWTADGRSFIFQSSRGGNSDLWRLSGDSTSDPVRLTNGPLQFRSPVAARSGNRIFFLGVDARSDLQRLDASGNLVPEKGFLSSAVRVDYSRDGQWVAWTDPTGLLWRARSNGDEKLQLTPDSLDVFLSRWAPDGKHLALMAREPGKAWQIYLVGSEGDNLQPLLRESRNAADPSWAPDGKSLVFGRVNDYMGKENAARTLHILHLNNNQIEEVPGSNNLFSPRWSPDGRWIAALTLDQRQVRLFDVASHTWTTLPVPSGADPVWSSDSRFLYLHASLDPAQPIDRVSIPDGKVTELVRLADSRENDAVDFVFGGLTQHNEPLIRARVFTGNFFSMDLH
- a CDS encoding sugar MFS transporter, with the translated sequence MAVPLKNVSAPGYGEDTYLKTDTRAMSVATALFFMVGFLTCLNDVISPHLKSIFALDYSQLQNVPFYFFSSYFVFSYPGGKLVEIYGYKKTMVVGLLIMALGAVGFLPAAHYAKFSLFLTALVILAAGMTVVQVAINPYVTVIGPSRTAASRLNLAQAFNSVGTFLAPFFGTYLILRHAAEPLSAAQLKAMSALQQLHYRADQASTVRVPYMLIALALALLALALALTKLKTQTGISQHTQDFRPGAFAEALTPKPDSIWRHPWLLCGAIGIFVYVGAEVSIGNLLVSYMGLPQIAALPAATAGYFLMVYWGGAMVGRFIGSAILQKVRTGWLLGLGAIIAFCLVITTLLTTGHVAMGAVLAVGFCNSIMFPSIFTLGIQDLGPLTSKGSSLLIAAILGGAIVPKIQGTLADHIGLQPSFIVPAICYIYIAVFGFMAIRRPIAHDMLIPAEPV